In the genome of Raphanus sativus cultivar WK10039 chromosome 4, ASM80110v3, whole genome shotgun sequence, one region contains:
- the LOC108852260 gene encoding basic leucine zipper 43 — translation MQPQPDVFSLQNYLNSSIPSPYPSHFQISSPFPINGQNPNSIYGFQSATNNPQSMSLSSNNSTSDEAEEQQTDKNIINERKQRRMISNRESARRSRMRKQRHLDELWSQVMWLRIENHQLLDKLNNLSESHEKVLQENAQLKEETSELKQVISDMQIQSPFSCFRDDIIPIE, via the coding sequence ATGCAGCCTCAACCCGACGTCTTCAGCCTCCAGAACTACCTAAACTCTTCGATCCCATCTCCATATCCTTCCCATTTCCAGATATCATCGCCATTTCCAATCAACGGTCAAAACCCTAACTCCATCTACGGATTCCAAAGTGCTACAAATAATCCACAATCCATGAGCCTAAGCAGCAACAACTCCACATCAGATGAAGCCGAAGAGCAGCAGACCGACAAGAACATAATCAACGAGAGGAAGCAAAGAAGGATGATATCAAATAGAGAATCTGCAAGGAGATCGCGTATGAGGAAGCAGCGACACCTTGACGAGCTTTGGTCTCAGGTGATGTGGTTGAGGATCGAAAATCATCAGTTGCTTGACAAGCTTAACAATCTCTCTGAATCTCACGAGAAAGTTCTTCAAGAGAATGCTCAGCTTAAAGAGGAAACATCTGAGCTTAAGCAAGTCATCAGTGATATGCAAATTCAAAGCCCTTTCTCTTGCTTCAGAGACGATATAATCCCCATTGAATAG